From Vicia villosa cultivar HV-30 ecotype Madison, WI unplaced genomic scaffold, Vvil1.0 ctg.000485F_1_1, whole genome shotgun sequence, the proteins below share one genomic window:
- the LOC131628836 gene encoding uncharacterized protein LOC131628836, with product MDDDVEITKVNVPNAEPVVNEHVDEPVLNESGEGDPGLNEHVVNDAPEDEPVVNDAAEDEPGYEDDFSQDSNFCEDSEECDEMAIDEEDEEHLYTPPDSDNEEDAEKFPTYKSGEGCDFKLGMMFTNKEQIMDAIKEYGMENQKNVFIRKNDARRIVVKCMAGCKFYLRISKRNCQQFWQIVSYISEHTCYRTAGNRNAKTQWLSIRFAHVLRHSPYMKPAGLVAEALQRWGCKISADQAYRAKRRALDLIQGAGFDQFSHLRSYAEELLKSNPNSTIVIKPFIGLDACFLKGEYGGQLMSAIGRDGNNQIYPIAYAVVAAGTKNSWEWFLHLLLEDLGKFNDKAYGFISDQQKGLVPAIQGISAHVEQRLCVKHLYGNWKKKHSGLELKQVMWAAARETSIPLWERSMEKLKLLDGDAWKDMMDIPAKFWTRAHFKTYTKCDMQVNNMCEAFNRAILEHRDKPIITLLEGIKHYITKRITKQKELLHGYEGDICPRIQLILERNKKEAQEWTPTWHGDDDLSIFGVTKGQDTYCVNLKSETCSCRKWELSGIPCCHVISCIWNIKKKPETYVSHYYSKPSVDHVVISPPVMRRAIGRPKKMRNKAADEPKNPHVLSRKFATVTCKKCGQTSHNKRTCKGKRAADRTIPKGGNKSKKAKTTTSTKKAKTTKKGKETQVEIGQGSQAPPATQD from the exons ATGGATGATGATGTAGAAATTACTAAGGTGAATGTGCCTAATGCTGAACCAGTTGTCAATGAACATGTGGATGAACCTGTTTTGAATGAGTCAGGTGAGGGTGATCCTGGTTTGAATGAACATGTTGTGAATGATGCACCTGAGGATGAACCTGTTGTGAATGATGCAGCTGAGGATGAACCTGGTTATGAAGATGACTTCAGCCAAGATAGTAACTTTTGTGAGGATAGTGAAGAGTGTGATGAGATGG CTATAGATGAAGAAGATGAGGAACATTTATATACACCCCCTGACAGTGATAATGAAGAAGATGCAGAAAAGTTTCCAACTTACAAGAGTGGTGAAGGATGTGATTTCAAATTAGGGATGATGTTTACAAACAAGGAGCAAATAATGGATGCAATCAAAGAGTATGGAATGGAAAACCAGAAGAATGTGTTCATTAGGAAGAATGATGCTAGGAGGATTGTTGTTAAGTGTATGGCTGGTTGTAAGTTTTATCTGAGGATCAGTAAGAGGAATTGCCAGCAATTTTGGCAAATTGTGAGCTATATCAGTGAGCATACATGTTATAGGACTGCAGGCAATAGGAATGCAAAAACACAATGGCTTTCTATAAGGTTTGCACATGTGCTAAGGCATAGTCCATATATGAAGCCAGCTGGACTTGTGGCTGAAGCACTTCAGAGATGGGGATGCAAGATTTCAGCAGACCAAGCATATAGGGCAAAAAGAAGGGCATTAGATCTAATTCAAGGTGCTGGCTTTGACCAATTTAGTCACCTAAGAAGTTATGCAGAGGAGTTGTTGAAGTCCAATCCCAATAGCACTATTGTTATAAA ACCTTTCATTGGATTGGATGCTTGTTTCTTGAAGGGGGAATATGGAGGGCAATTGATGTCAGCAATAGGAAGAGATGGGAATAACCAAATATATCCAATTGCATACGCAGTGGTTGCAGCTGGAACAAAAAATTCATGGGAATGGTTCTTGCATCTACTGTTAGAAGACTTAGGTAAATTCAATGATAAAGCTTATGGGTTTATTTCTGACCAGCAGAAG GGTTTGGTTCCTGCTATCCAAGGCATAAGTGCCCATGTTGAGCAGAGACTTTGTGTGAAACATCTTTATGGAAATTGGAAAAAGAAGCATTCAGGATTGGAGCTAAAGCAAGTTATGTGGGCAGCAGCTAGAGAAACATCAATTCCACTATGGGAGAGATCAATGGAGAAATTGAAGCTACTAGATGGAGATGCATGGAAGGACATGATGGACATTCCTGCTAAATTCTGGACAAGGGCACACTTCAAGACCTATACAAAGTGTGATATGCAAGTTAACAATATGTGTGAGGCTTTTAACAGGGCAATCTTAGAGCACAGAGACAAGCCCATCATAACCTTGTTGGAAGGAATCAAGCACTACATcacaaaaagaattacaaaacaaAAGGAGTTATTACATGGTTATGAAGGAGATATATGTCCTAGAATCCAATTGATACTTGAGAGGAACAAAAAGGAAGCACAAGAGTGGACACCAACTTGGCATGGTGATGATGATCTCTCCATATTTGGAGTGACCAAGGGACAAGATACATACTGTGTGAATCTTAAGAGTGAAACTTGCAGTTGTAGAAAGTGGGAGCTGTCTGGAATTCCATGTTGTCATGTTATCTCTTGTATATGGAACATAAAGAAAAAGCCAGAAACTTATGTCTCCCACTATTACAG CAAG CCTAGTGTTGACCATGTGGTCATTAGTCCTCCTGTCATGAGAAGAGCAATTGGACGGCCAAAAAAGATGAGAAACAAGGCAGCTGATGAGCCAAAGAATCCTCATGTGCTTTCAAGAAAATTTGCAACAGTGACTTGCAAGAAGTGTGGACAAACTAGTCACAACAAGAGAACATGTAAGGGTAAGAGAGCGGCTGATAGGACAATACCAAAAGGAGGTAACAAGTCTAAGAAGGCAAAGACTACAACTTCAACAAAGAAGGCAAAAACTACAAAGAAGGGCAAGGAAACCCAAGTTGAAATTGGACAAGGATCCCAAGCACCACCAGCTACCCAGGACTGA